The Corallococcus silvisoli genome contains a region encoding:
- the hpf gene encoding ribosome hibernation-promoting factor, HPF/YfiA family — MKVLLRGVHLGLTDNLKAYVDTHLVAHIERFAEDEASEIDIALVDINGPKGGVDKECRVTVRLPGMESVHVTETSETLFQAIDATRDRLEKAIKRAVERRRGIATNGLPYDLNADASNY; from the coding sequence ATGAAGGTGTTGTTGCGTGGAGTGCATCTGGGGCTGACGGACAACCTCAAGGCGTATGTGGACACGCACCTGGTGGCCCACATCGAGCGGTTCGCCGAGGACGAGGCGTCGGAGATCGACATCGCGCTCGTGGACATCAACGGGCCCAAGGGAGGCGTGGACAAGGAGTGCCGGGTGACGGTGCGCCTGCCTGGCATGGAGTCGGTGCACGTGACGGAGACGTCGGAGACGTTGTTCCAGGCCATCGACGCAACGCGTGACCGCCTGGAGAAGGCCATCAAGCGCGCGGTGGAGCGCCGTCGCGGCATCGCGACGAACGGGCTGCCGTACGACCTCAACGCGGACGCCTCGAACTACTAG
- a CDS encoding response regulator, with amino-acid sequence MDGERIRVLLVEDDGDSRELLAELLEDAFDVTTAVDGVAGLKAFEDTRPDVVVTDESLPGMNGTELAQQVKEREPRARVVLVSGYAQVEGADYCDAVLRKPIDVERLSRMVGELGDAARH; translated from the coding sequence ATGGATGGCGAGCGAATCAGGGTCCTTCTGGTGGAAGACGACGGGGACAGCCGCGAGCTGCTGGCGGAGCTGTTGGAGGACGCCTTCGACGTGACCACCGCCGTGGACGGCGTGGCGGGGCTGAAGGCGTTCGAGGACACGCGCCCGGACGTCGTGGTGACGGACGAGTCCCTGCCCGGAATGAACGGCACGGAGCTGGCCCAACAGGTGAAGGAGCGCGAGCCCAGGGCCCGCGTCGTCCTGGTCTCCGGCTACGCGCAGGTGGAGGGCGCGGACTACTGCGACGCCGTGCTGCGCAAGCCCATCGACGTGGAGCGCCTGAGCCGGATGGTGGGCGAGCTGGGAGACGCCGCGCGGCACTGA
- a CDS encoding putative signal transducing protein yields MRYCARCGSEYQDSVVDCTDCPNHPPLVSAEEMRDRGLPLPHELDKHRFVRAGTADDPVTAQVYAEVLDEHRIPRIVRPGRSGVVDEITTGNLMPWWELLVPDTLQARAATLLEETKLQGLATAAEAGRAAEEEEREGEQARQPVDTAPPAL; encoded by the coding sequence ATGAGGTACTGCGCACGGTGTGGCTCGGAGTATCAGGACAGTGTCGTGGACTGCACGGATTGCCCCAACCACCCGCCGCTCGTGTCGGCGGAGGAGATGCGCGACCGGGGGCTTCCCCTCCCGCATGAGCTGGACAAGCACCGCTTCGTGAGGGCGGGCACCGCGGACGACCCGGTGACGGCCCAGGTCTACGCGGAGGTGCTGGACGAGCACCGCATCCCGCGCATCGTGAGGCCCGGCCGCTCGGGCGTCGTGGACGAGATCACCACGGGCAACCTGATGCCCTGGTGGGAGCTGCTGGTGCCGGACACGCTCCAGGCGCGCGCCGCCACGCTGCTGGAGGAGACGAAGCTGCAGGGGCTCGCCACCGCGGCCGAGGCCGGCCGCGCCGCAGAGGAAGAGGAGCGCGAGGGAGAGCAGGCGCGTCAGCCGGTGGACACCGCGCCCCCAGCCCTCTGA
- a CDS encoding N-acetylmuramoyl-L-alanine amidase-like domain-containing protein, giving the protein MSPRTPTKAVPTAPAPMSPVRENGWTPLTPEQRAALIADPAEAPLAERLLGMSERFLNTPYVLSPLGEGQGVDPDPPFRLDAVDCLTFVEETLALSMAHAEPEVPALLERIRYASTPSYEDRNHLMEAQWLPNNIKKGLLVDVTRQYAKDDSVAVTKTLTARTWQSKSSMALQLPRERQPVGTFTLNMIPLEKVLTHAREVPSGTILVVMREDLPQKATRITHLGFVVQKKKRTYLRHASKGGYNRVVDEDLETFLARNARYDKWRVTGVSLFEARRPPATLASQPAPARGRADVGAP; this is encoded by the coding sequence ATGAGCCCGAGGACGCCCACGAAGGCGGTGCCCACCGCGCCCGCGCCGATGTCCCCCGTGCGGGAGAACGGTTGGACCCCGCTCACGCCCGAACAGCGCGCGGCCCTCATCGCGGACCCGGCCGAGGCGCCGCTTGCCGAGCGCCTGCTGGGGATGAGCGAGCGCTTCCTCAACACGCCCTACGTCCTCTCGCCCCTGGGCGAGGGCCAGGGCGTGGACCCCGACCCCCCCTTCCGCCTGGACGCGGTGGACTGCCTCACCTTCGTGGAGGAGACGCTGGCCCTGAGCATGGCCCACGCCGAGCCCGAGGTGCCGGCGCTGCTGGAGCGGATCCGCTACGCGAGCACGCCCTCCTACGAGGACCGCAACCACTTGATGGAAGCGCAGTGGCTGCCCAACAACATCAAGAAGGGCCTGCTGGTGGACGTGACGCGCCAGTACGCGAAGGACGACAGCGTCGCCGTCACCAAGACGCTCACCGCGCGCACCTGGCAGTCGAAGTCGTCCATGGCCTTGCAGCTGCCGCGCGAGCGCCAGCCCGTGGGCACCTTCACCCTCAACATGATTCCGCTGGAGAAGGTGCTCACCCACGCGCGCGAGGTGCCCTCCGGCACCATCCTCGTGGTGATGCGCGAGGACCTGCCCCAGAAGGCGACGCGCATCACGCACCTGGGCTTCGTGGTGCAGAAGAAGAAGCGCACGTACCTGCGCCACGCGTCCAAGGGCGGCTACAACCGCGTGGTGGACGAGGACCTGGAGACGTTCCTCGCCCGCAACGCGCGGTACGACAAGTGGCGGGTGACGGGCGTGAGCCTCTTCGAGGCCCGGCGTCCGCCCGCCACGCTCGCGTCACAGCCCGCGCCCGCCCGGGGCCGCGCGGACGTCGGCGCGCCCTGA
- a CDS encoding HEAT repeat domain-containing protein, with the protein MLLLPLTALGGPGSASKRAQSRAEADVVLAQVANGSPVPAAASRLHFLREEAYAAEEIGPLLRTAFDERTRRNLAALLASLGARTGEATLVKLASDGDSTVRMYAAQGLARLGSRNTGAVLPLLEDKSSGVRREAARALGASRNPKMGKPLMAAVKAEQDLEVRAALLEAVGASGDPKQKAPLKAYLDSDSESTRFAAARGLCRLGAPEGFAFAQKLLGNSDKFVRRQGLVLFEGVPAKKAGPVLSPLLQDADRTVAATAARVLYQGGDAASLDWLVLASWNAKGEEKLVYEKELETLQLADDRRKAILRKAGVAP; encoded by the coding sequence TTGCTGCTCCTGCCCCTGACCGCCCTGGGCGGCCCCGGTTCCGCGTCGAAGCGGGCCCAGAGCCGCGCGGAGGCGGACGTCGTGCTCGCCCAGGTGGCCAATGGCAGCCCCGTGCCGGCCGCCGCGTCGCGCCTGCACTTCCTGCGCGAGGAGGCCTACGCCGCCGAGGAGATTGGCCCGCTGCTGCGGACCGCCTTCGATGAGCGCACGCGCCGCAACCTGGCGGCCCTCCTGGCGTCGCTGGGCGCGCGCACCGGGGAGGCCACCCTGGTGAAGCTGGCGTCGGACGGGGACAGCACCGTGCGCATGTACGCGGCGCAAGGGCTCGCCCGCCTGGGCAGCCGCAACACCGGTGCGGTGCTGCCGCTCCTGGAGGACAAGAGCAGCGGCGTGCGCCGCGAGGCGGCCCGGGCCCTGGGCGCGTCGCGCAACCCCAAGATGGGCAAGCCGCTGATGGCCGCCGTGAAGGCCGAGCAGGACCTGGAGGTCCGCGCGGCGCTGCTGGAGGCCGTGGGCGCCTCCGGCGACCCGAAGCAGAAGGCCCCGCTCAAGGCCTACCTGGACAGCGATTCGGAGAGCACGCGCTTCGCCGCGGCGCGGGGGCTGTGCCGGCTGGGCGCGCCCGAGGGCTTCGCCTTCGCGCAGAAGCTGCTTGGCAACTCCGACAAGTTCGTGCGCCGCCAGGGACTCGTGCTCTTCGAGGGCGTGCCGGCGAAGAAGGCGGGCCCCGTGCTGTCGCCGCTGCTCCAGGACGCGGACCGCACCGTGGCCGCGACCGCCGCGCGCGTGCTGTACCAGGGCGGGGATGCCGCGTCGCTCGACTGGCTGGTGCTCGCGTCCTGGAACGCCAAGGGCGAGGAGAAGCTCGTCTACGAGAAGGAGCTGGAGACGCTGCAACTCGCGGACGACCGGCGCAAGGCCATCCTGCGCAAGGCGGGGGTGGCGCCGTGA
- a CDS encoding DUF4398 domain-containing protein, which produces MTKQSLLLAVAGVLTACGPVKSTSNILDAEVQIQAARTAGAEKEAPYEWTAANLYLQKAREEVGYSDYQSGVDFAVKASRFANEAREKAMSAANSGDSQGRPQNP; this is translated from the coding sequence ATGACGAAGCAGTCGCTCCTGTTGGCGGTCGCGGGCGTGCTGACCGCATGTGGCCCCGTGAAGTCCACGTCGAACATCCTCGATGCCGAGGTGCAGATCCAGGCCGCGCGCACGGCCGGGGCGGAGAAGGAAGCCCCCTACGAGTGGACGGCCGCGAACCTCTACCTCCAGAAGGCGCGCGAGGAGGTCGGCTATTCGGACTACCAGTCCGGTGTGGACTTCGCGGTGAAGGCCTCGCGCTTCGCCAATGAGGCGCGCGAGAAGGCCATGTCCGCCGCCAACTCCGGCGACTCCCAGGGCCGCCCCCAGAACCCGTGA
- a CDS encoding OmpA family protein: MKRLTQSALFTLLLASLSCVSGNKIRADTEVLTADVERARRGGALRCAPAELATAEANLDFARGELSQGNSTRAAQHVRTADTAVKRALELSKSCAPRQVLVRDRPEAPQQPDQPQQTAQPQQPQVVVSIEETDRDGDGILDKDDPCPDQPEDVDGFQDQDGCPDPDNDNDGVLDAQDKCPLIPGVPENNGCPPEAPKDRDGDGILDNVDKCPDQPEDKDGFEDEDGCPDPDNDQDGILDGTDKCPNEAGPLQNLGCPIVDRDGDGINDNVDKCPDEPEDKDGFQDEDGCPDLDNDSDGVPDAQDKCPNESGPPENGGCPDPDRDGDGVVDRLDACPDDPGVKEERGCAKQYKMVIVKKDRIEIKKQILFGSGSAKIIGKQSTTILDDVAQALRDAPWIRKMRIEGHTDSMGNDTANLKLSQKRADAVMAQLLKRGIDPGRMEAVGFGETQPVAPNNTKTGRALNRRTEFNVVRQ; encoded by the coding sequence ATGAAGCGTCTGACCCAGTCCGCGCTTTTCACCCTGCTGTTGGCCTCCCTCTCCTGTGTCAGCGGCAACAAGATCCGCGCCGACACGGAGGTCCTCACCGCTGACGTGGAGCGTGCCCGCCGGGGCGGCGCCCTGCGTTGCGCGCCCGCGGAGCTGGCCACCGCGGAGGCCAACCTCGACTTCGCCCGGGGAGAGCTGAGCCAGGGCAACAGCACGCGCGCCGCCCAGCACGTGCGCACCGCCGACACCGCGGTGAAGCGCGCCCTGGAGCTGTCCAAGAGCTGCGCCCCGCGCCAGGTGCTGGTGCGGGACCGCCCGGAAGCGCCTCAGCAGCCTGACCAGCCGCAGCAGACCGCCCAGCCGCAGCAGCCGCAGGTGGTGGTGAGCATCGAGGAGACGGACCGCGACGGCGACGGCATCCTCGACAAGGACGACCCCTGCCCCGACCAGCCCGAGGACGTGGACGGCTTCCAGGACCAGGACGGCTGCCCGGATCCGGACAACGACAACGACGGCGTGCTCGACGCGCAGGACAAGTGCCCGCTCATCCCTGGCGTGCCGGAGAACAACGGTTGCCCGCCGGAGGCCCCCAAGGACCGCGACGGCGACGGCATCCTCGACAACGTGGACAAGTGCCCGGACCAGCCCGAGGACAAGGACGGCTTCGAGGACGAGGACGGCTGCCCGGATCCGGACAACGACCAGGACGGCATCCTGGACGGCACGGACAAGTGCCCCAACGAGGCGGGTCCGCTGCAGAACCTGGGCTGCCCCATCGTCGACAGGGACGGGGACGGCATCAACGACAACGTCGACAAGTGCCCGGACGAGCCGGAGGACAAGGACGGCTTCCAGGACGAGGACGGCTGCCCGGACCTGGACAACGACAGCGACGGCGTCCCGGACGCGCAGGACAAGTGCCCCAACGAGTCGGGCCCGCCGGAGAACGGCGGCTGCCCGGATCCGGACCGCGACGGCGACGGCGTGGTGGACCGGCTGGATGCGTGCCCTGACGACCCGGGCGTGAAGGAAGAGCGCGGGTGCGCCAAGCAGTACAAGATGGTCATCGTCAAGAAGGACCGCATCGAGATCAAGAAGCAGATCCTCTTCGGTTCCGGCTCGGCGAAGATCATCGGCAAGCAGAGCACCACCATCCTCGACGACGTAGCGCAGGCGCTGCGGGACGCGCCGTGGATCCGCAAGATGCGCATCGAGGGCCACACCGACTCGATGGGCAACGACACCGCGAACCTGAAGCTGTCGCAGAAGCGCGCGGACGCGGTGATGGCGCAGCTGCTCAAGCGCGGCATCGACCCGGGCCGGATGGAGGCCGTGGGCTTCGGTGAGACGCAGCCCGTGGCGCCCAACAACACCAAGACGGGCCGCGCGCTCAACCGCCGCACGGAGTTCAACGTCGTCCGGCAGTGA